Proteins encoded together in one Chloroflexota bacterium window:
- a CDS encoding 1-acyl-sn-glycerol-3-phosphate acyltransferase, translating into MMRQRSGAPLVLAPPRPSSVGRPGWPYSPLSVVARGWIQAPLFGLLGLLVRTEVSGLERIEQMDRPVLFVANHISHLDTAVVLRALPAERRRRIAVGAARDYFYNHALVGAMVGLGVGAFPLTRGADIRPLLDQCTRLKESGWSMLFFPEGTRSTSGEIGPFRHGVGLIAATLGLPVVPIRTRGLFEVLPKGSVLLRPGRVTVNIGSPFDVEPGAPIHHVTASIKAALHAL; encoded by the coding sequence ATGATGCGCCAGCGCTCGGGTGCTCCACTGGTGCTGGCACCGCCCCGGCCGTCGAGTGTCGGCAGGCCCGGGTGGCCGTACTCGCCGCTGTCGGTGGTGGCGCGCGGCTGGATACAGGCACCGCTCTTTGGTCTACTGGGGCTGTTGGTTCGGACCGAAGTGAGCGGCCTGGAGCGGATCGAGCAGATGGATCGGCCGGTGCTCTTCGTAGCGAACCATATCAGTCACCTGGACACCGCCGTGGTGCTGCGGGCACTACCGGCCGAACGGCGGCGTCGGATTGCGGTGGGGGCAGCGCGTGATTACTTTTACAACCATGCGCTCGTTGGCGCGATGGTGGGCCTCGGTGTCGGGGCTTTTCCGCTCACCCGAGGAGCCGACATTCGGCCACTGCTCGACCAGTGTACGCGTCTGAAAGAGAGTGGCTGGTCGATGCTCTTTTTCCCGGAGGGCACGCGCTCGACTTCCGGCGAGATAGGGCCGTTCAGGCACGGTGTCGGACTGATTGCCGCCACGCTTGGTCTACCGGTGGTGCCGATCCGGACGCGTGGTCTGTTTGAAGTGTTACCGAAGGGCAGCGTCCTGCTACGTCCCGGCCGCGTGACCGTCAACATCGGCTCGCCGTTCGACGTCGAGCCTGGAGCTCCGATTCACCATGTCACCGCCTCGATCAAGGCGGCACTCCACGCTCTCTAG
- a CDS encoding ABC transporter permease produces MIDAWERIGAVALKEFAHVFKHPPTVAMLILLPSVQLLIFGYAIKAVVDHIPTVVLDESQTPDSRALVAALENSSYFTIVANVGTYQQAVAAIDGDRAKVGLVIPADFGDRAIRGELALAQLLIDGSDPGSSQAALFAAGSIAQVHSSDLAATAMARLGRGGPPPGLELRPVVLYNPSLESIRFLLPGLVGLILQQLALSSTAQAIILEREWGTLEQLRITPLRPMELMFGKCIPYAILSLAAATLTMLAAWLVFGTEVAGSVPLLFVLSFLFLLGSLGAGLFISTVASTELEARQYNDLFLLPSYLLTGFLFPREGMPVIAQQISSLLPLTHYLKVSRGIMLKGVDIDVLWPATVPLLIFAVIVFAGAAYRLSRQRE; encoded by the coding sequence ATGATCGACGCTTGGGAGCGGATCGGCGCGGTAGCGCTCAAAGAGTTCGCCCACGTCTTCAAGCATCCGCCCACGGTGGCGATGCTTATTCTGTTGCCCTCGGTCCAGCTCTTGATTTTCGGCTACGCCATCAAGGCGGTCGTCGACCACATTCCGACCGTCGTGCTGGACGAGTCGCAGACGCCGGACAGCCGGGCGCTCGTGGCGGCCTTGGAGAACAGCAGCTACTTCACCATTGTTGCCAACGTCGGCACCTATCAGCAGGCGGTCGCGGCCATCGACGGTGACCGGGCGAAAGTCGGTCTGGTCATCCCGGCCGACTTCGGTGATCGAGCGATCCGTGGCGAACTGGCGCTCGCGCAGCTCCTCATTGACGGCTCGGACCCTGGGTCGTCCCAGGCGGCACTGTTCGCAGCGGGCAGCATCGCGCAGGTCCACTCGAGCGATCTCGCGGCCACCGCCATGGCGCGCCTCGGACGCGGTGGACCGCCACCCGGCCTGGAGTTGCGACCGGTCGTGCTGTACAACCCGAGTCTGGAGAGCATCCGCTTTCTCCTGCCCGGTCTGGTCGGGTTGATCCTCCAGCAGCTTGCACTCTCCTCCACCGCTCAAGCAATCATCCTCGAGCGCGAGTGGGGAACGCTCGAACAGCTCCGCATCACGCCGCTTCGCCCCATGGAGCTGATGTTCGGCAAATGTATCCCGTATGCCATCCTCTCGCTGGCCGCCGCGACGCTCACGATGCTGGCAGCCTGGCTGGTCTTTGGTACCGAGGTGGCCGGCAGCGTTCCGCTGCTCTTCGTGCTCTCGTTTCTGTTCCTGCTGGGCTCCCTCGGCGCCGGGTTGTTCATCTCGACGGTCGCGTCCACCGAGCTGGAGGCGCGGCAATACAACGACCTCTTCCTGCTGCCCTCCTACCTGCTGACCGGCTTCCTGTTTCCCCGGGAGGGCATGCCCGTCATCGCGCAGCAGATCAGCAGCCTCTTGCCACTGACACATTATCTGAAGGTCTCACGCGGCATCATGCTGAAAGGCGTTGACATCGACGTGCTCTGGCCTGCCACGGTCCCGCTCCTGATCTTCGCCGTGATCGTCTTCGCCGGGGCCGCCTACCGCCTGTCGAGGCAGCGCGAGTGA
- a CDS encoding efflux RND transporter periplasmic adaptor subunit, which produces MAVTTEPVDPPAAPPHVPAPDGSAQPFRIASLPVRRRRRANGLVRIVLLLTMALVAAGLAWLGIQSWSVFQPLARADASGVIEAEEVLISSEVAARLVDLRVEEGQTVQAGTVLARLDDAAMQLQLQLVDATAKRALDVEMAKYTLRAPITGQVTRTPMRQGELTLPGQPVVALTDLSRVKATIYVPLRDLGQVAVGQAVAISADHLPGLSFWGMVTSINGRAEYTPRNTQTARDRLNLVFGVKVRIDNPDGLLRPGVPVDARFVPGSSTR; this is translated from the coding sequence ATGGCTGTGACGACCGAACCCGTGGACCCACCGGCCGCGCCGCCGCACGTACCCGCTCCGGACGGCAGCGCGCAGCCGTTTCGGATCGCGAGTTTGCCTGTCCGACGCCGGCGCCGCGCGAATGGCCTGGTCCGGATCGTCCTCCTGTTGACCATGGCACTCGTAGCCGCCGGGCTGGCATGGCTCGGCATCCAATCCTGGAGCGTGTTCCAGCCTCTGGCTCGGGCAGACGCATCCGGAGTGATCGAGGCCGAGGAAGTGCTCATCAGTTCGGAGGTCGCCGCCCGGCTGGTGGACCTCCGGGTGGAGGAGGGCCAGACCGTCCAGGCGGGGACGGTCCTGGCGCGGCTCGACGACGCTGCCATGCAGCTCCAGCTCCAGTTGGTCGACGCGACGGCAAAGCGAGCGCTCGACGTCGAAATGGCCAAGTACACCCTGCGCGCTCCCATCACCGGTCAGGTCACGCGCACGCCCATGCGACAAGGCGAGCTGACGCTGCCGGGCCAGCCCGTCGTCGCGCTGACTGATCTCTCACGGGTGAAGGCGACGATCTACGTTCCACTACGCGACCTGGGCCAGGTGGCTGTCGGACAGGCCGTGGCCATCTCGGCCGATCATCTGCCGGGGCTGTCATTCTGGGGCATGGTCACGTCGATCAACGGGCGCGCGGAATACACGCCTCGGAACACGCAAACCGCACGTGATCGATTGAATCTGGTGTTCGGCGTCAAAGTGCGGATCGACAATCCGGATGGGTTGCTACGGCCCGGCGTTCCTGTGGATGCCAGGTTCGTGCCCGGCTCGTCCACCAGGTAG
- a CDS encoding NAD-dependent epimerase/dehydratase family protein — MKHVLVTGGTGFLGRHLVAHLRRTEPETRLRLLCRESTPADDDPAVEVVRGNVADAASVFRAMDGVDQVYHLAGPVSRRRSDRQDFFSTHVEGARSVCAAAARYRPERLVFVSTSGTIAVSRRPVLHNEGAAYPYTLVSRWPYYVSKIFAEKLVLQATAEHDLPTVVVNPTLVLGPCGGPSSTNASIMPFLDGRLPFVPRGGLSFVDVRDVAAILPVAAARGRAGQRYLLTTANVSFRELTSRLAEIEGRPARNLPGLPTPLVQDAAGVLRLLPLAAQRALLDPAGLEMSTCFWYADASKARTELGFAPRNPSETLAAAVNDLQRAEVGQ; from the coding sequence ATGAAACACGTGCTCGTCACCGGGGGCACCGGCTTTCTCGGGCGCCATCTGGTTGCCCACCTGCGCCGCACCGAGCCGGAGACCCGCCTACGACTGCTCTGTCGCGAATCTACCCCAGCCGACGACGATCCTGCCGTTGAGGTCGTACGAGGCAACGTGGCGGATGCCGCGAGCGTGTTTCGCGCGATGGATGGGGTCGATCAGGTCTACCACCTGGCTGGCCCTGTGTCCCGTCGCCGGTCGGATCGGCAAGACTTCTTCTCGACCCACGTCGAAGGGGCCAGGAGCGTCTGTGCCGCCGCCGCACGCTACCGCCCCGAGCGGCTGGTGTTTGTGTCGACGTCCGGTACCATCGCTGTCTCGCGCCGCCCAGTCCTGCACAACGAGGGGGCGGCATACCCGTACACACTGGTGAGCCGCTGGCCGTACTACGTGAGCAAGATATTTGCGGAGAAGCTTGTCTTGCAGGCCACCGCCGAGCACGATCTTCCGACAGTCGTCGTCAACCCGACCCTGGTCCTTGGGCCGTGCGGTGGTCCGTCCTCGACGAACGCGTCGATCATGCCGTTTCTGGATGGTCGACTCCCGTTCGTCCCGCGCGGTGGGCTCAGCTTTGTGGACGTGCGCGACGTCGCGGCGATCCTGCCAGTGGCCGCGGCACGGGGGCGGGCAGGCCAACGCTACCTGCTAACCACCGCGAACGTGAGCTTCCGCGAGTTGACGAGCCGGCTGGCGGAGATTGAAGGACGACCGGCCAGGAACTTGCCAGGGCTTCCGACGCCGCTGGTGCAGGATGCGGCAGGCGTGCTGAGGCTGCTGCCGCTCGCGGCTCAGAGAGCGCTCTTGGACCCGGCGGGCCTCGAGATGTCGACCTGCTTCTGGTACGCTGACGCTTCGAAGGCCCGCACCGAGCTCGGGTTTGCACCGCGTAACCCCTCTGAGACTCTCGCAGCGGCCGTGAACGATCTCCAGAGAGCGGAGGTGGGGCAATGA
- a CDS encoding ATP-binding cassette domain-containing protein — MTSAVPIIEVHELTKRYGARTVVDNVSFEVAPGEVFALIGPNGSGKTTTIRMLCGLLEPTSGYARILGYDVVSDAAKVRQQIGYMSQRFSLYQDLTVRDNLNFYARVYNVPRATRGDRLRELVAMCGLEGRERQRVRELSGGWKQRLALACAIIHRPPLLFLDEPTAAVDPVSRRRFFATIFRLVREGVTAFITTHYLEEAEYANRVGMIQDGILHALASPAELKQGALRGKLYSVGSPTPIDTVEAIRDAPGVREAVLYGQTIHVLVDPLQQSADTLRDWLGARQFAVTNVTEIEPSLEDVFISLHSGFSMGGDGSRAEVEPGRLRLIPLFAGLDGESLAVIANRFVTRQVPADHLLVRQGELGDRFYVIVNGNVDVTRSGPGEADQHLAMLGRGDVFGEIALIRNQPRNANVRTLTPCLLLTLDRTPFLELLETRPLLRQYVERIADERLGQR; from the coding sequence GTGACATCCGCTGTGCCGATCATCGAAGTCCACGAATTGACAAAGCGCTACGGCGCTCGCACCGTCGTCGATAACGTCTCATTCGAAGTTGCACCGGGCGAAGTGTTCGCGCTGATCGGGCCAAACGGCTCCGGGAAGACGACGACGATTCGGATGCTCTGTGGCCTGTTGGAGCCGACATCCGGCTACGCACGCATCCTGGGCTACGACGTCGTGAGCGACGCCGCGAAGGTCAGACAGCAGATCGGCTATATGAGCCAGCGATTCTCGCTCTACCAGGATCTCACCGTCCGGGACAATCTGAACTTTTACGCTCGGGTCTACAACGTCCCGCGCGCAACGCGTGGGGATCGCCTCCGCGAGCTCGTCGCCATGTGTGGCCTCGAAGGTCGGGAGCGACAGCGGGTCAGGGAGTTGTCCGGCGGCTGGAAGCAGCGTCTGGCCCTGGCGTGCGCGATCATCCACCGACCGCCGCTGCTCTTCCTGGATGAGCCGACGGCGGCGGTAGACCCCGTCTCGCGCCGCCGTTTTTTCGCTACGATCTTCCGCCTCGTCCGCGAAGGCGTCACGGCATTCATCACGACCCACTACCTGGAGGAGGCCGAGTACGCCAATCGCGTCGGTATGATCCAGGACGGCATCCTTCACGCGTTGGCGTCGCCGGCTGAGCTCAAGCAGGGTGCGCTTCGTGGCAAACTCTACAGCGTCGGCAGCCCAACGCCAATCGACACCGTTGAGGCGATCCGTGACGCACCGGGCGTGCGGGAAGCCGTCCTGTACGGCCAGACCATCCACGTGCTCGTCGATCCGCTTCAGCAATCGGCCGACACCCTCCGGGACTGGCTCGGCGCGCGGCAGTTCGCGGTCACGAACGTCACGGAGATCGAGCCGTCACTCGAAGACGTGTTCATCAGTCTGCACAGCGGCTTCTCGATGGGCGGGGACGGTTCGCGGGCGGAAGTGGAACCCGGTCGGCTACGGCTGATCCCGCTGTTCGCGGGTCTCGATGGCGAGAGCCTGGCGGTCATTGCGAACCGATTCGTGACGCGGCAGGTGCCGGCCGATCACCTGCTGGTCAGGCAGGGCGAGCTCGGCGACCGGTTCTACGTCATCGTCAATGGCAACGTTGACGTGACCCGGTCAGGTCCGGGCGAGGCCGACCAGCACCTGGCCATGCTCGGACGCGGCGACGTCTTCGGCGAGATCGCACTGATCCGGAATCAGCCGCGCAATGCCAACGTGCGGACACTCACGCCGTGCCTGCTGCTGACCCTCGACCGAACGCCGTTCCTGGAGCTCCTGGAGACGAGGCCACTCCTGCGGCAGTACGTCGAACGGATCGCCGACGAGCGTCTCGGGCAGCGGTGA
- a CDS encoding HAD family phosphatase, whose translation MQAIDHSQRQPGATGSGEPVRLAFYDFDGTLASGTIVHRYAYFAGRLDSRLEALSRQARLLLKVPLFVGVNQFSRRRFNELFFREYRGLDQQVLIQLAGRLLDEQVRRSIYPAARAALAADRANGYRLVLLSGELDVALAPVAAELCFDDLVCNRLVYRDGIANGEVVAPLLAEGEKAVAIRRICEAHGTTPATARAYSDSLSDLPMLDAVGEPFAVNPDPRLRRVAQSRGWPIMNWRDQPHV comes from the coding sequence ATGCAGGCGATCGACCATTCACAGCGCCAACCAGGCGCGACTGGGTCGGGCGAGCCAGTTCGCCTCGCCTTCTACGATTTTGATGGCACGCTGGCGTCTGGGACGATTGTCCATCGTTACGCCTACTTCGCCGGGCGGCTAGACTCGCGCCTGGAGGCGCTCTCGCGGCAAGCGAGGCTGCTGCTGAAGGTGCCGCTCTTTGTGGGAGTGAATCAGTTCTCTCGCCGCAGGTTCAACGAACTGTTCTTCCGCGAGTACCGTGGCCTGGACCAGCAGGTGCTCATTCAGCTGGCCGGCCGCCTGCTTGACGAGCAGGTCCGTCGGAGTATCTACCCGGCGGCGCGTGCTGCGTTGGCGGCGGACCGCGCGAACGGGTATCGGCTGGTGCTGCTGAGCGGCGAACTCGACGTAGCGCTGGCGCCGGTGGCCGCCGAACTCTGCTTCGACGATCTCGTGTGCAATCGGCTGGTCTATCGCGATGGCATCGCCAACGGCGAAGTCGTGGCGCCGCTGCTGGCAGAAGGCGAGAAGGCTGTCGCAATTCGGCGCATCTGCGAAGCGCATGGCACCACACCGGCCACCGCCCGGGCATACTCTGACAGTCTCTCTGATCTACCGATGCTCGACGCGGTGGGCGAGCCGTTTGCCGTCAATCCCGATCCTCGGCTTCGACGTGTGGCACAGTCCCGTGGCTGGCCCATCATGAACTGGCGAGATCAGCCTCATGTCTGA
- a CDS encoding mandelate racemase/muconate lactonizing enzyme family protein: protein MKITDVDVYTVDPSKFTTPNSVEYPDIWTFVRVRTDEGVYGWGECTNFPGNGSLMIADAIHHLKPWIVGEDAADINAMWHRIFRKAAYLGPRGLPTAVVSGLDIALWDIKGKVTGRPIYDLLGGKVRPSIPTYANAWFFALDGFPFAKTPEEYAAAAKRAVAKGHTVIKCDPFLEMEQFHTGYLAGQISPEGEDFGANIIAAMREAVGPNIGILLDAHGHYNVPTCVRICKRLEPYNLGWFEEPTPPESIQALRAVREQINIPVCVGERLYTRHDFLPLLEQHLTDYIMPDIVWTGGISEMLRIATMAEAYHVPISPHNAMGPLQVLAGAHTMMTVPNFYRLEHNIANYANYNHFLDHPIDFRGDQLFLSERPGLGVDFDVEKLEAHAVYRRPGT from the coding sequence ATGAAGATCACGGATGTCGACGTCTACACCGTCGATCCGTCGAAGTTCACCACGCCGAACAGCGTGGAGTACCCCGATATCTGGACGTTCGTGCGGGTCCGCACGGACGAGGGCGTCTACGGCTGGGGCGAGTGTACGAACTTCCCCGGCAACGGCAGTTTGATGATCGCCGACGCCATCCACCACCTGAAGCCGTGGATCGTCGGCGAAGATGCTGCCGACATCAACGCGATGTGGCACCGGATCTTCCGGAAGGCGGCGTACCTCGGGCCGCGCGGGCTGCCAACAGCTGTCGTTAGCGGGTTGGACATCGCGCTCTGGGATATCAAGGGCAAGGTGACCGGCCGCCCGATCTACGATCTGCTCGGCGGGAAGGTCCGCCCGAGCATCCCCACCTACGCCAACGCCTGGTTCTTCGCGCTGGACGGCTTCCCGTTCGCCAAGACCCCCGAGGAGTACGCCGCGGCGGCCAAGCGAGCCGTGGCGAAGGGGCACACGGTCATCAAGTGCGACCCCTTCCTGGAAATGGAGCAATTTCATACTGGCTACCTGGCCGGGCAGATCTCCCCCGAGGGCGAGGACTTCGGCGCCAACATCATCGCCGCCATGCGCGAGGCCGTCGGTCCGAACATCGGGATTCTGCTGGACGCCCACGGCCACTACAACGTGCCCACCTGCGTCCGCATCTGCAAGCGGCTGGAGCCGTACAACCTGGGCTGGTTCGAGGAGCCGACGCCGCCGGAGAGCATCCAGGCACTCCGCGCCGTCCGCGAGCAGATCAACATCCCCGTCTGCGTCGGCGAGCGGCTGTACACTCGCCACGACTTCCTGCCCCTCCTGGAGCAGCACCTGACGGACTACATCATGCCGGACATCGTCTGGACCGGCGGCATCTCCGAGATGCTCCGCATTGCCACCATGGCCGAGGCGTACCACGTCCCGATCAGCCCGCACAACGCGATGGGGCCGCTGCAAGTCCTCGCCGGCGCGCACACCATGATGACCGTGCCCAACTTCTACCGGCTCGAACACAACATCGCGAACTACGCCAACTACAACCACTTCCTCGATCACCCCATCGATTTCCGGGGCGATCAGTTGTTCCTGTCAGAGCGCCCCGGCCTCGGCGTGGACTTCGACGTGGAGAAGCTGGAGGCGCACGCGGTCTACCGAAGGCCGGGTACGTAG
- a CDS encoding DUF2088 domain-containing protein: protein MSERPLYADPSIFGDPRPNAVGRRALVPDDGCVTELDSRSAPRVIWSGEDLLSVKLPAGTRVISSKPPIPGLPNREAAIKYALANPEGSDPLAACLQPGQKITIAIDDVSLPLPKMRRPDIRQSVLTVLLEMLAEHGIDDIQIVVATAFHRRITPSEMQWLVGSKIFRAFYPDRLFNHDAEAPNGIVELGETRHGEKVRLNRRAAESDLLIYVNVNLVPMDGGSKSVGVGLTDYGTLQAHHNPGTIRASDSLMDHTRSALTASCDRIAQILNQHVNVFHIETVLNNRAFGPEAAFLSKSEEAFNTVDWAAFHATRAMLARSPRTIKRKMLHQISAPYEPIAIHAGETFAVHERTLAYCYAQYCVPVDGQADVMIAGIPYLSPYNIDSALNPLLVQVMALAYTFHMYRGHPLVRKGGVMIVTHPLYDEFDAEQHPSYIEFFHRLLPETRDAFELQHRFEAEFAQDAGYRHLYREGKAYHGVHPFYMWYWGEAGRAHLGKVIVVGAREPETAARLGWDTATSMDEALAFAQSYLGHRPSVTFFRMPPLVMADLTGPPA from the coding sequence ATGTCTGAACGACCTCTGTATGCGGACCCGAGTATCTTTGGTGACCCGCGTCCGAACGCGGTAGGCCGCCGGGCGCTGGTGCCCGACGATGGCTGTGTCACCGAGCTTGACTCTCGCTCAGCGCCGCGCGTGATCTGGTCCGGCGAAGATTTGCTTTCCGTCAAGCTCCCAGCCGGGACTCGGGTCATCTCGTCGAAGCCACCAATTCCCGGCCTCCCGAACCGCGAGGCCGCGATCAAGTACGCACTGGCGAACCCTGAGGGATCGGACCCGCTCGCGGCATGCCTGCAGCCCGGCCAGAAGATCACCATCGCGATTGACGACGTGTCGCTGCCGCTCCCGAAGATGCGCCGGCCGGACATTCGGCAGTCGGTCTTGACCGTGCTCCTGGAGATGCTGGCCGAGCACGGCATTGATGACATCCAGATCGTGGTGGCGACGGCGTTCCACCGGCGCATCACCCCCTCCGAAATGCAATGGTTGGTAGGATCTAAGATCTTTCGCGCGTTCTACCCGGACCGGCTCTTCAACCATGACGCCGAAGCGCCGAACGGCATCGTGGAACTCGGAGAGACGCGTCACGGGGAGAAGGTCAGGCTCAACCGTCGGGCCGCCGAGTCCGACTTGCTGATCTACGTGAACGTCAATCTCGTGCCGATGGACGGCGGCAGCAAGTCCGTCGGCGTGGGGCTGACTGACTACGGCACACTCCAGGCTCACCACAACCCGGGCACCATTCGCGCGAGCGACTCGCTGATGGACCACACCCGCTCGGCATTGACCGCCAGTTGCGACCGGATCGCGCAGATCCTCAACCAGCACGTCAACGTCTTTCACATCGAGACGGTCTTGAACAACCGCGCTTTCGGCCCTGAAGCGGCGTTCCTCTCGAAGTCGGAGGAGGCGTTCAACACGGTGGACTGGGCCGCCTTCCATGCGACTCGGGCGATGCTGGCGCGGTCACCACGGACGATCAAGCGCAAGATGCTGCACCAGATCTCGGCCCCGTATGAGCCGATCGCGATCCACGCTGGCGAGACGTTCGCGGTTCACGAGCGGACATTGGCGTACTGCTACGCGCAGTACTGCGTTCCTGTGGACGGTCAGGCGGATGTCATGATCGCTGGCATCCCGTACCTCTCGCCGTACAACATCGACTCGGCCCTGAACCCACTGCTCGTCCAGGTCATGGCGCTCGCGTACACCTTCCACATGTACCGTGGGCACCCGCTGGTCCGAAAAGGCGGTGTGATGATCGTCACCCATCCGCTCTACGACGAGTTCGATGCCGAGCAGCACCCCTCGTATATCGAGTTCTTCCACCGTCTGCTGCCGGAGACGCGCGACGCTTTTGAGCTCCAGCACCGATTCGAGGCAGAGTTTGCCCAGGACGCGGGCTACCGCCACCTCTACCGCGAGGGCAAGGCGTACCATGGCGTCCATCCGTTTTATATGTGGTATTGGGGCGAAGCGGGCCGCGCCCATCTCGGCAAGGTGATCGTCGTCGGCGCGAGGGAGCCGGAGACGGCCGCGCGTCTGGGCTGGGACACGGCGACGAGCATGGACGAGGCGCTGGCGTTCGCGCAGTCGTACCTTGGACATCGACCCAGCGTCACGTTTTTTCGGATGCCGCCCCTTGTGATGGCCGATCTCACGGGACCACCGGCATGA